In one Patescibacteria group bacterium genomic region, the following are encoded:
- a CDS encoding response regulator: protein MVITFRGAIYFLRKIIMAQGKKKILVVEDDSMISSMYRTKFTADGFDVFIADNGVIGLELAKKEKPDIVMLDVILPQLDGFSVLDQIKKDEATKNIPVIMLTNLGTEEDKQKGEAMGALDYLVKASLTPGQVSEKIKQALKM, encoded by the coding sequence ATGGTAATCACCTTTAGAGGTGCGATTTATTTTCTAAGAAAAATCATTATGGCGCAAGGCAAAAAGAAAATTTTAGTGGTAGAGGATGATTCTATGATCAGCTCAATGTATAGAACGAAATTCACGGCCGACGGTTTTGATGTTTTTATCGCCGATAACGGGGTTATCGGGCTGGAATTGGCTAAAAAAGAAAAGCCGGACATTGTTATGCTGGACGTGATTTTACCGCAATTGGACGGTTTTTCCGTTCTGGACCAGATAAAAAAAGATGAAGCCACGAAAAATATTCCGGTAATCATGCTGACTAATTTAGGCACGGAAGAAGACAAGCAAAAAGGCGAAGCCATGGGCGCTTTGGATTATTTGGTGAAAGCCAGCTTGACGCCGGGCCAAGTTAGTGAAAAGATAAAGCAAGCTTTAAAGATGTAA
- a CDS encoding nucleoside monophosphate kinase, whose translation MKNYEKDFPYFKTKMDGAAEKFNLSDPSSRKKYFEAKAGAEIAQIKKYLEKNTFVAYLLGKKNSGKGTYSKLMKELFGEDKIGHISVGDIVRDVHTAMADEAKKAEMMKFLEKNYRGYISIGDAINALLGRDTKNLLPTEFILSLIKMEISKWPKKSLFIDGFPRELDQVSYALFLSDLIDYRSDLDIFVAISIPESVIDERMKFRVVCPACHTPRNLKLFATKEVGYDKEKNEFYLKCDNTACPEKNARMVGKEGDNLGIETIRERLELDEKLIARVFTLHGIPKILLRNSIPAEIAGEYVDDYEITPEYVYELGADGNVKVGEKSWIIKDDEGVDAYSLLAPPVALSLIKQLAKVIKK comes from the coding sequence ATGAAAAATTACGAAAAAGATTTTCCTTATTTTAAGACTAAGATGGACGGCGCGGCGGAAAAATTTAACTTGTCCGATCCGTCTAGCCGGAAAAAATATTTTGAGGCTAAGGCCGGCGCGGAGATAGCCCAAATTAAGAAGTATTTAGAGAAGAACACTTTTGTGGCCTATCTTTTGGGCAAAAAGAATTCCGGCAAAGGAACTTATTCAAAACTGATGAAAGAGCTTTTCGGCGAAGATAAAATCGGCCATATATCCGTGGGCGATATTGTCAGAGATGTACATACCGCCATGGCGGATGAAGCAAAAAAGGCCGAGATGATGAAATTTTTGGAGAAAAATTATCGCGGCTATATTTCCATCGGCGATGCCATTAACGCGCTTTTAGGGCGCGACACTAAAAATCTTTTGCCCACCGAATTTATTTTATCCTTGATAAAAATGGAAATAAGCAAATGGCCGAAAAAGTCGCTGTTTATTGACGGCTTTCCGCGCGAGCTTGACCAGGTGTCCTATGCTTTATTTTTGAGCGACTTAATAGATTATCGCAGCGATTTGGATATTTTCGTGGCTATAAGCATTCCGGAATCGGTTATAGACGAGCGCATGAAATTCAGAGTCGTTTGCCCGGCCTGCCATACGCCGAGAAATTTAAAGCTTTTTGCCACCAAAGAAGTCGGCTATGATAAAGAAAAAAATGAATTTTATTTAAAATGCGATAATACCGCCTGCCCGGAAAAAAACGCGCGCATGGTTGGCAAAGAAGGAGATAATCTAGGCATAGAAACTATCAGGGAAAGGCTGGAATTGGATGAGAAATTAATCGCCAGAGTTTTTACTTTGCATGGCATCCCTAAAATTTTACTTAGAAATTCCATTCCGGCGGAAATCGCCGGAGAGTATGTTGACGATTATGAAATAACGCCGGAATACGTTTATGAGCTTGGCGCCGACGGCAACGTTAAGGTCGGTGAAAAATCCTGGATAATTAAAGATGATGAAGGCGTTGACGCTTACAGCTTGCTGGCGCCGCCCGTAGCCCTGTCTTTAATTAAGCAGTTGGCAAAAGTAATAAAGAAATAA